One genomic segment of Paenibacillus sp. FSL H8-0332 includes these proteins:
- a CDS encoding L-lactate dehydrogenase codes for MAPFKPNRVVVIGTGAVGTTTAYTLLLRKRMPELVLIDVNHQKALGEALDMNHGMPFVGGVKLWAGTYEDCREADIIIVTAGASQKPGETRIDLLRKNISIFKDIIQKITKYNQHAILLIATNPVDILAYATLKISGFDRRRVIGSGTVLDSARFRYLIGKHKEIDPRSIHGQIIGEHGDSELPVWSLANVAGIDLGFDEAERKEIFEDTKNAAYEIIDAKGSTSYAIALALDRIVSSILNNEGSVLNVSTLLNNYNGVSDVFLGAPCVVDRSGVREVLDLPLSEEEQSLFQQSADKLKGEISKLEL; via the coding sequence AAGCCCAATCGTGTTGTAGTCATCGGTACCGGTGCAGTCGGAACCACTACAGCCTACACGCTGCTGCTGCGTAAGCGTATGCCCGAGCTTGTACTGATCGATGTGAACCACCAGAAGGCGCTTGGTGAAGCGCTGGATATGAACCATGGCATGCCTTTTGTTGGAGGTGTGAAGCTATGGGCCGGTACCTATGAGGATTGCCGTGAAGCCGACATTATTATCGTCACAGCCGGAGCCTCCCAGAAGCCTGGTGAAACCCGGATCGACCTGCTCCGCAAGAACATCTCGATCTTCAAAGATATCATCCAGAAAATCACGAAATACAACCAGCACGCCATCCTGCTGATTGCGACCAATCCGGTCGATATCCTGGCGTACGCCACCCTGAAGATCAGCGGCTTCGATCGCAGACGGGTTATCGGCTCAGGAACTGTATTGGACAGCGCCCGCTTCCGTTACCTGATTGGAAAGCACAAGGAGATTGACCCGCGCAGCATCCATGGGCAGATCATCGGGGAGCATGGCGATTCCGAGCTGCCGGTCTGGAGTCTCGCCAATGTCGCGGGGATTGATCTAGGCTTCGATGAAGCCGAACGCAAAGAAATCTTCGAGGATACGAAGAACGCCGCTTACGAGATCATTGATGCCAAAGGATCAACATCCTATGCCATCGCTCTGGCCCTGGACCGCATTGTTTCCTCTATCCTGAACAATGAAGGTTCCGTGCTTAATGTATCCACCTTGCTGAACAACTACAACGGTGTCTCCGATGTGTTCCTCGGCGCGCCATGTGTTGTGGACCGCTCGGGTGTACGTGAAGTACTGGATCTTCCGCTCAGCGAAGAAGAACAGAGCTTGTTCCAGCAGTCCGCTGACAAGCTCAAGGGTGAAATTTCCAAGCTGGAGCTATAA
- a CDS encoding tyrosine-type recombinase/integrase, whose amino-acid sequence MNELELTYEEELEAFLIWMKDAGYTAHTQKSYLADVREFLNSLNGRELGTVKKLHVVSYLTSVRERGVSDATRNRKHASVNCLFKALSELELLSINPAAGIKKSKTDKNREPVYLEEQELERFLSAVDGKYRSRNLAVFLLMSYMGLRVGEVHTLNLSDYNVDRRTLRVFGKGRKWRGIPVPEDVAPYLDQAIADRLVPWRSKEEAMFISQKGRRLSIRGIQGIAADTFSRYQSELPSSQQRAYSSHKLRHSFATMLLRKGTDLRTVQELLGHSSIQTTTVYTHITSREKEEAMSRLQISSADKLSGSL is encoded by the coding sequence ATGAATGAGCTGGAATTAACATACGAAGAAGAGCTGGAGGCCTTCCTGATCTGGATGAAGGATGCCGGTTATACAGCACATACCCAGAAATCCTACCTTGCCGATGTGCGGGAGTTCCTGAACAGCCTGAACGGCAGGGAGCTGGGAACGGTCAAGAAGCTGCATGTGGTGTCCTACCTGACCTCGGTCCGTGAGCGGGGAGTCAGCGATGCCACCCGTAACCGTAAGCACGCTTCGGTAAATTGTCTGTTCAAGGCACTGTCGGAGCTGGAGCTGTTATCCATCAACCCGGCGGCAGGAATCAAGAAATCCAAGACTGACAAAAACCGTGAGCCGGTCTATCTGGAGGAGCAAGAGCTGGAGCGTTTCCTCTCGGCGGTAGACGGCAAGTATAGAAGCCGTAATCTGGCCGTCTTTCTGCTCATGTCCTATATGGGGCTGCGGGTAGGGGAAGTACATACGCTGAATCTGAGTGATTATAATGTAGACCGACGTACTCTGCGGGTCTTCGGCAAAGGGCGCAAATGGCGGGGCATTCCGGTTCCGGAGGATGTGGCCCCGTATCTCGATCAGGCGATTGCGGACCGGCTGGTCCCTTGGCGCAGCAAAGAAGAAGCTATGTTCATCTCGCAGAAGGGCCGCAGGCTGTCGATCCGGGGGATTCAAGGCATTGCTGCGGATACCTTCAGCCGTTACCAGAGTGAGCTGCCTTCCTCCCAGCAGCGCGCCTATTCGAGCCATAAGCTGAGGCACTCGTTCGCCACCATGCTGCTGCGCAAGGGCACGGATCTGCGGACCGTGCAGGAGCTGCTGGGTCATTCTTCCATTCAGACGACTACAGTATATACGCATATTACGAGCCGTGAGAAGGAAGAGGCCATGTCCCGACTGCAAATCAGCAGTGCTGATAAGCTGAGCGGCAGCCTGTAA
- a CDS encoding LysR family transcriptional regulator produces the protein MESKHLFTFLVVVETGSFTRAAQKLDYAQSSITAQIQALEAELEQPLFDRISKKIMLTDAGRRLLPYAQEISKMHTMAENALRSETEISGSLRIGAPESLAAFRLPGIIKDFRSRYPQVQITLKPGACWELTEFIRSGELDLAFLLQPETEYKDMYCETLIHEAMALVAPLDHPLLELAEVEPHQLKNVTILHTEAGCTYRTLFERHLNSHGVFPDPNLEFWSIEAIKQCVMAGLGLSFLPQVTVQRELAEGKLGRLNWNDQSQRVATQTAYHNKKWKSPVLSEFLRVVEKHAGGWREAAAEE, from the coding sequence ATGGAATCGAAGCATCTGTTTACCTTTCTTGTGGTTGTAGAGACAGGCAGCTTCACCCGCGCTGCGCAGAAGCTGGACTACGCCCAGTCCAGTATTACCGCACAGATTCAGGCTCTGGAAGCAGAGCTGGAGCAGCCATTGTTCGACCGGATCAGCAAAAAGATTATGCTTACCGATGCAGGCCGCCGTCTGCTGCCTTATGCCCAGGAAATCTCCAAAATGCACACGATGGCTGAGAATGCCCTCCGGTCTGAGACCGAAATATCCGGTTCGCTGCGGATTGGCGCACCGGAATCCCTGGCAGCCTTCCGGCTTCCCGGAATTATCAAGGATTTCCGCAGCCGTTACCCGCAGGTGCAGATTACCCTGAAGCCGGGGGCCTGCTGGGAGCTGACCGAATTCATCCGCTCCGGGGAGCTGGATCTGGCCTTCCTGCTACAGCCGGAAACAGAGTATAAGGATATGTACTGTGAGACGCTGATCCATGAAGCCATGGCTCTGGTGGCTCCGCTGGATCATCCATTGCTGGAGCTTGCTGAAGTGGAGCCGCATCAGCTGAAGAACGTAACCATTCTGCATACCGAAGCGGGCTGCACCTACCGCACCTTGTTTGAACGTCATCTGAACAGCCACGGCGTCTTTCCTGATCCGAATCTGGAGTTCTGGAGCATTGAAGCGATCAAGCAGTGCGTGATGGCCGGACTCGGCCTTTCTTTTCTGCCGCAGGTTACAGTGCAGCGCGAGCTGGCCGAAGGCAAGCTGGGCCGGCTGAACTGGAATGACCAGTCGCAGCGGGTAGCCACCCAGACCGCTTACCATAACAAGAAATGGAAGTCTCCTGTGCTCAGCGAGTTCCTTAGAGTCGTAGAGAAGCATGCTGGCGGATGGAGAGAAGCTGCTGCGGAGGAATGA
- a CDS encoding amino acid permease, giving the protein MKKHTPLQRTIGMPQAIALYIGAVLGSGVLIVPGLAAEIAGPASLLAWGFMTLLILPLALSMGLLSAKFPNAGGVSHFVTLAFGPKTGALVGWFFLMSVPIGAPVAALTGAGYMTAAMGWGDSARIALAAGMLVIGLLTNWMGMQVAGKVQIAVVIAIVAVLVFSFAAALPGMERAHFTPFAPHGWTSVGQAAAILFWCFIGWEAVSHLSEEFKEPERAAVKGVTIAAIIVGVLYFLSALATVGTQSYLYGGADASLLWIISQPLGAWGGFIAGLTGLFICTATIIAYAGAASRVAYALSRQGYAPGWMGLLSNRYQTPVGAIGFLTLCFTLILSLYGSGALSITTLITFPNATFILTYIGGCAAGIRLLRGSRAGVTISVISFAATLAVFPFTGWAILYPLLITVVFAGVDYLRAGVRRVGKR; this is encoded by the coding sequence ATGAAGAAACACACCCCGTTACAACGTACTATCGGCATGCCTCAGGCCATTGCCTTATACATCGGGGCTGTCCTCGGCTCGGGGGTATTAATTGTACCCGGACTGGCCGCCGAGATAGCTGGCCCTGCTTCGCTGCTGGCCTGGGGCTTCATGACCCTACTCATTCTTCCCCTTGCCTTATCCATGGGCCTGCTCTCCGCCAAGTTCCCTAACGCCGGGGGCGTCTCCCACTTTGTTACGCTAGCTTTTGGGCCGAAGACCGGGGCCCTGGTCGGCTGGTTCTTCCTGATGTCCGTTCCGATCGGCGCGCCAGTCGCCGCATTGACCGGTGCAGGATACATGACCGCAGCGATGGGCTGGGGCGATTCGGCAAGAATCGCCCTTGCCGCCGGGATGCTGGTGATTGGACTCCTAACGAACTGGATGGGTATGCAGGTCGCCGGTAAAGTGCAAATTGCTGTGGTGATCGCTATAGTTGCTGTACTGGTCTTCTCTTTTGCCGCTGCGCTTCCGGGGATGGAGCGTGCCCACTTCACTCCATTTGCGCCGCATGGCTGGACGAGTGTCGGGCAGGCGGCGGCGATCCTCTTCTGGTGCTTCATCGGCTGGGAAGCCGTTTCGCATCTGTCCGAAGAGTTCAAGGAACCGGAGCGGGCTGCGGTCAAGGGTGTGACCATCGCGGCCATCATTGTCGGTGTCCTGTATTTCCTCTCGGCACTTGCTACCGTAGGTACGCAGAGCTATCTGTACGGCGGAGCCGACGCTTCCCTGCTCTGGATCATCAGCCAGCCGCTGGGGGCCTGGGGCGGCTTCATCGCCGGACTCACAGGTCTCTTCATCTGCACGGCGACGATCATTGCCTATGCAGGCGCGGCTTCACGCGTGGCTTATGCCTTGTCGCGGCAAGGCTATGCTCCGGGCTGGATGGGCCTTTTATCCAATCGTTATCAGACGCCTGTGGGGGCAATCGGCTTCCTGACGCTCTGCTTCACCCTGATATTATCGCTCTACGGCAGCGGAGCGCTATCGATAACCACACTGATCACTTTCCCCAACGCCACCTTCATTCTTACCTATATTGGAGGTTGTGCTGCTGGAATCCGCCTCTTGCGGGGCAGCCGTGCAGGCGTAACGATTAGCGTCATTTCCTTCGCCGCCACACTGGCCGTGTTCCCGTTCACTGGCTGGGCAATTCTGTACCCGCTGCTGATTACGGTGGTGTTTGCCGGGGTGGACTATTTGAGAGCAGGGGTAAGGCGTGTGGGGAAGCGGTGA
- a CDS encoding IS110 family transposase yields the protein MEKRITELEARIEANAEPYLEMIEQIDSIPGIERTSAVTIFAEVGPHVAEMFPSDAQFASWAGVCPGNNESAGKRKKSKTMQGNKHLKGALCQAAWANSRSSNRIGSGNSFDEFVRDGEIKKQTSPPRIC from the coding sequence TTGGAGAAACGGATCACTGAACTGGAAGCTCGAATCGAGGCGAATGCAGAACCCTACCTGGAGATGATCGAACAAATTGACTCCATTCCAGGAATTGAGCGGACGTCTGCCGTGACCATCTTTGCAGAAGTGGGGCCGCATGTCGCGGAAATGTTCCCGAGTGATGCGCAGTTTGCTTCATGGGCGGGGGTGTGTCCGGGTAACAACGAAAGCGCAGGAAAGCGAAAAAAGTCAAAAACGATGCAAGGGAACAAGCATCTGAAAGGGGCCTTGTGTCAGGCGGCTTGGGCGAACTCTCGCTCATCGAACCGGATCGGATCGGGCAATTCTTTCGACGAATTCGTAAGAGACGGGGAGATAAAAAAGCAAACGTCGCCACCGCGCATTTGCTGA
- a CDS encoding transposase, whose translation MDAVRMCCAGLDVHQESVVACVLKGPIKQKPQCHLKTFGTTTRELLGLQDWLNEHGCREVVMESTGVLWKPVWNILEGSCDLVLANARRVKNMPGRKSDIQDARWLAQLHRCGLIEGSMVPEQDIRDLRDLTRYRSKMVQAVTAEKNRIHKILQDANIKLTTFMSDLYGVSGRGLLQKIMDGEVVDEVTVKNLVKTHLKKKVPQLLGRAQWQVAPSSSRDDSRPLRPLGLFGETDH comes from the coding sequence ATGGATGCTGTACGTATGTGTTGCGCGGGTCTAGACGTGCACCAGGAAAGCGTTGTGGCCTGCGTGTTGAAAGGACCGATCAAACAGAAACCACAATGTCACCTGAAAACCTTTGGGACGACAACCAGAGAATTGCTAGGCCTGCAAGATTGGCTGAATGAACACGGCTGTCGGGAGGTGGTGATGGAGAGTACCGGCGTGTTATGGAAACCGGTATGGAACATATTAGAGGGCAGTTGTGACCTCGTCCTGGCCAACGCCAGGCGGGTAAAGAATATGCCGGGTCGAAAAAGTGACATCCAAGACGCGCGCTGGTTAGCGCAATTGCACCGTTGCGGGCTCATTGAAGGCAGTATGGTGCCAGAACAAGACATCCGGGATTTGCGAGACTTGACCCGTTACCGGAGTAAGATGGTGCAGGCGGTGACGGCGGAGAAAAACCGCATCCACAAAATCCTGCAGGATGCCAACATCAAGCTAACCACCTTTATGTCCGATTTATATGGGGTTTCAGGACGGGGCCTGCTCCAGAAGATCATGGACGGCGAGGTAGTAGACGAAGTGACCGTTAAAAACCTGGTCAAAACCCATTTAAAAAAGAAAGTTCCGCAGTTGCTAGGGCGCGCTCAATGGCAAGTTGCGCCGTCATCATCGCGAGATGATTCGAGACCACTCAGACCACTTGGTCTATTTGGAGAAACGGATCACTGA
- a CDS encoding DUF4179 domain-containing protein: MTTAKDRLDVESEAVTAQLQKEAEHMIHSMPSSVDFDELWQLHIGRVKEAPRGRHRLSPYRKRIIGATAALAVTAGSIIGIGFISPPVAEALRVIPFFDYLYAKGADREELKPIEEKHLSSPAGAVIADKGITFNLVEEYYDGISLVLNYEVTYPSSSAPITGKEAAVFYKLNFEGHHPQRISTHDFTITGDHTFVGTTRLSFGDKDLPDRLRLNMSIDCIGTTRGNWDVSVLLDRAKSNALSTTVYPKNLDFMYDNSLYTVDKLTLGPLTSQVIVMKSYPHDWLNVMLEDDIGTLYMNKGGDGATDEYYYFNFSPLTEFNPKPQYMTLIVYETLENAQIKSHEDRQRLNGSLPLNLKGNEGGTVKVTAVDYEEKQTVVYYEASQVMSQNTPLSLMEEEDDPIFPKGQPVRISRDKLAFKLIFPPVQPSDKLEIMARSFSYPEDIQQFRLRIPVQWAK; encoded by the coding sequence ATGACGACAGCTAAGGACAGGCTGGATGTTGAATCCGAAGCAGTAACCGCACAATTACAAAAGGAAGCTGAACACATGATACACAGTATGCCTTCTTCTGTTGATTTTGATGAGTTATGGCAGCTACATATAGGAAGAGTAAAGGAAGCTCCAAGGGGCAGACACCGGTTATCACCGTACAGGAAGCGGATCATCGGCGCCACAGCTGCGCTGGCGGTTACAGCCGGATCCATTATAGGGATCGGATTCATCTCGCCCCCGGTAGCAGAGGCGCTACGCGTCATTCCTTTCTTCGATTATCTGTATGCCAAAGGTGCGGATCGAGAAGAATTGAAGCCCATTGAAGAGAAGCATCTAAGCAGTCCGGCAGGTGCGGTCATTGCAGATAAAGGAATAACCTTCAATCTGGTAGAGGAATATTACGATGGTATTTCATTGGTACTAAATTATGAGGTAACCTATCCGTCATCGTCAGCGCCTATTACCGGCAAGGAAGCGGCAGTCTTCTATAAGCTTAATTTCGAAGGGCATCATCCACAAAGGATATCAACCCATGACTTCACAATTACAGGGGACCATACCTTCGTAGGTACAACCCGTCTAAGCTTCGGGGATAAGGATCTGCCTGATCGGCTAAGATTAAATATGAGTATTGACTGTATTGGGACAACGAGGGGAAACTGGGATGTATCTGTTCTGCTAGATAGGGCTAAGAGTAACGCGCTGAGCACAACCGTCTATCCCAAGAATTTGGATTTCATGTATGATAACTCATTATATACTGTAGACAAACTGACATTGGGGCCTCTAACTTCGCAAGTTATTGTGATGAAAAGTTATCCTCATGATTGGCTTAATGTAATGCTTGAAGATGATATTGGAACCTTGTATATGAATAAAGGAGGAGATGGAGCTACTGATGAGTATTATTATTTCAACTTCTCACCGCTTACAGAGTTTAATCCCAAACCGCAATATATGACACTGATCGTCTATGAGACACTAGAAAATGCGCAGATTAAATCACATGAAGATCGTCAGCGCTTAAATGGTTCACTCCCGCTGAATCTAAAGGGGAATGAGGGAGGAACCGTTAAGGTTACGGCCGTTGATTATGAGGAGAAGCAGACGGTTGTATATTATGAGGCAAGTCAGGTGATGAGCCAGAATACTCCGCTTAGCTTAATGGAGGAAGAGGATGATCCGATCTTCCCCAAAGGACAGCCGGTGCGGATTAGCCGGGATAAACTGGCATTTAAACTGATTTTTCCGCCCGTGCAGCCCTCTGATAAGCTTGAGATTATGGCCCGGTCCTTCTCATATCCGGAGGATATACAACAATTCCGTCTGCGGATTCCGGTTCAGTGGGCCAAATAG
- a CDS encoding sigma-70 family RNA polymerase sigma factor: MKDYPITEQQAKDMFEVHSSYIYGIALMMTKQRVLADDITQETFLRAFAKYHLYDPSRPLRPWLYRIAVNTSRNLLRRKTWIQLLAGVPIEGKEHSAESFALHSESQLELWQAVSHLSAKLREVITLHYYAGLSLPETAEVLSIPLGTCKSRLHAALRKLRECGELDPGVLMMKEGLK; this comes from the coding sequence GTGAAGGATTATCCCATCACAGAACAGCAGGCCAAGGACATGTTTGAAGTACACTCCTCTTATATTTATGGGATTGCCCTTATGATGACCAAGCAGCGGGTGCTGGCCGATGATATTACCCAGGAGACTTTTCTGCGTGCTTTTGCAAAATATCATTTGTATGATCCCTCCAGGCCGCTTCGGCCTTGGCTGTACCGGATTGCCGTAAATACGTCCCGTAATCTGTTACGCAGGAAGACCTGGATACAACTGCTGGCGGGCGTTCCTATAGAGGGAAAAGAGCACTCCGCCGAGAGCTTCGCTCTGCATAGTGAGAGTCAGCTGGAGTTATGGCAAGCGGTCAGCCATCTGTCCGCGAAGCTGCGGGAAGTGATCACCTTGCACTATTATGCCGGATTATCGCTTCCCGAAACCGCAGAGGTACTAAGTATTCCGCTGGGAACCTGCAAATCCAGGCTTCATGCGGCACTGCGCAAGCTGAGAGAATGCGGCGAACTTGACCCCGGTGTGCTGATGATGAAGGAGGGGCTTAAATGA
- a CDS encoding alpha/beta hydrolase has protein sequence MSDYKRVILEPAAQKFADDNAKPPFLPDLGPEKGRETVNTVQADDIEKPEADLQDLTVAGGPGGEVKVRIVRPVGTSGTSLPVILYIHGAGWVFGNSHTHDRLIRELTVGTGAAVVFPEYSLSPEAKYPTAIEEIYTVLEWIAREGSMYGLDATRLSVAGDSVGGNMTAAITLMAKERSGPVISKQLLFYPVTDASFDTESYHQFAEGYFLQRDGMKWFWDQYTTDPEQRAQITASPLRASLDQLSGLPEALIITGEADVLRDEGEAYANKLREAGVPVTAVRFQGIIHDFVMLNALADTKANQGALLLATAWLKH, from the coding sequence ATGTCTGATTATAAAAGAGTGATTCTTGAACCAGCAGCTCAGAAATTCGCCGATGATAATGCCAAGCCTCCCTTCCTGCCCGATCTGGGTCCGGAAAAAGGCCGCGAAACGGTCAACACTGTTCAGGCTGACGATATCGAAAAACCCGAGGCAGATCTTCAGGATCTGACCGTAGCCGGCGGCCCCGGCGGTGAAGTGAAGGTCCGCATTGTTCGTCCGGTAGGCACCTCCGGCACTTCCCTGCCGGTCATTCTCTATATTCATGGCGCAGGCTGGGTATTCGGCAACAGCCATACGCATGACCGGCTCATCCGCGAGCTGACTGTGGGTACGGGCGCTGCCGTGGTATTCCCGGAATACAGCCTGTCCCCGGAAGCCAAGTATCCTACAGCCATTGAAGAAATCTATACGGTCCTGGAATGGATTGCCCGTGAAGGCTCCATGTACGGACTGGATGCTACCAGACTGAGTGTGGCTGGAGACAGTGTCGGCGGTAACATGACTGCTGCCATCACCCTGATGGCCAAAGAACGCAGCGGTCCGGTCATCTCTAAGCAATTGCTTTTCTATCCGGTTACAGACGCTTCCTTCGATACCGAATCGTATCACCAGTTCGCGGAAGGCTATTTCCTCCAGCGCGATGGTATGAAGTGGTTCTGGGATCAATATACCACCGATCCTGAGCAGCGGGCACAGATTACGGCCTCTCCGCTGCGGGCCAGTCTGGACCAGCTTAGCGGTCTGCCGGAAGCCTTGATTATCACCGGTGAAGCCGATGTGCTTCGTGATGAAGGGGAGGCCTATGCGAATAAGCTTCGTGAAGCAGGCGTTCCCGTTACGGCCGTACGCTTCCAGGGCATTATTCACGATTTCGTGATGCTGAACGCGCTGGCAGATACTAAGGCTAACCAGGGAGCTTTGCTGCTGGCAACGGCTTGGTTGAAGCACTAG